One region of Cheilinus undulatus linkage group 4, ASM1832078v1, whole genome shotgun sequence genomic DNA includes:
- the si:dkey-117m1.4 gene encoding serine/arginine repetitive matrix protein 1 isoform X2 has translation MAETVRSLFDYREAHSLDSDGEGMKPAPPLRGRGCGRKRKGTPVKVFVTHAEEESVAEHSLSQGDRKEAAENKRPTLDGPFYNTENVPLVCGPSEQTHGKVTSGSKTSSCSASTPTAPSSSAPTPTPLPAPAPTTVTSSQARSLTPASTAPAAPTASAPAPTASSFPPSPNCRIREVHCGSQVRLVVIAIRDITKGEEITVDYSLTEWGENLGFRGTVSPVHHDCNSDTETGNNIKKEDEPLPLTAQQQQRQHQQQRQQQQEYVTPSWSLSPSSSPISHSDASDSDAGDEDNTSPRGRALRRRKKRRGTPSKKKTPHRTPPGRPTPVPSAGISHPSRLLSSSHPSSQSPPPCSSSSSSTAKPVFKAPAPLGANNTSSMNINTQRVGVSIDSMRQTCEYCGRHFRSLGRHLDKHHAHQPEVCSALVERYTQMPRLHAQNTHPPTANTHSHQHSKSSHAAGHGSVQDLSLSPPTLTAASQSPSSSSRNPTPPVLTPPRGQNAVPVSVLKRSPPPVTVSQSRKGGVKRFKKERAEEEEEEEEEEEEDEEDVEVVEVKRHKEEEDVDVVTPQSFRSNKDMVPPKAEDDEEDEEEEEEENGVMEVEDESGGEDKEKDLLSGSGRHHLLPLLSSLSSLVLYLRRLQHSAFLSLSRQLQSAEAWRLLCHSSLALLILYNRRRECEVSKLSIAEYRARVTPQCPVPVPPGAPPALTPLEASLSPFERLVLPHLPRVGVQGKRGRVQPLILPPHCEPCLELLLQTRHDVGVDPANPYVFARPYHSPATPLRGTDLLRSLARSSGTRNPRALTQTRVRRQVAILTQLLLLGEGEEPRQPGGSAVERLEHFLEREYHVTQNCAGIGQDPGLMGRVGRVVLCGERDGVLFRGMSLNHICLELDVMSGNSADSYSEGDSEGEQVKEKCEPPNTAPATTPTPTLLYVRKGKNNGRVGRPKKFKNTQPPPPPPPPPPPANRRRGSGKRGVLKRPWSEAERAAVEEHLTQNITELRVPAKADCERCLQKCPLLVNNHRDWRAIKFYCHNRIQLLKKNQRRESQPQPLTVC, from the exons TGGTCCATCAGAGCAGACTCATGGCAAAGTCACATCAGGATCCAAGACAAGCTCATGCTCAGCCTCTACACCCACTGCTCCTAGTTCCTCTGCTCCAACCCCAACTCCACTTCCAGCTCCTGCCCCGACCACGGTGACATCATCCCAGGCTCGGTCTCTGACTCCTGCGTCCACTGCTCCAGCTGCCCCGACAGCATCTGCCCCTGCCCCCACGGCCagctccttccctccctccccgAACTGCCGTATCCGAGAGGTCCACTGTGGCAGCCAGGTGAGGCTAGTGGTCATCGCCATCCGAGACATCACCAAGGGTGAGGAGATCACTGTGGACTACAGCCTGACAGAGTGGGGAGAGAACCTG GGTTTCCGAGGTACTGTGTCTCCAGTTCATCATGACTGTAACTCTGACACTGAGACGGGAAATAATATCAAAAAG GAGGATGAGCCTCTCCCTCTGACAGCCCAGCAGCAGCAACGGCAACACCAACAGCAgcgacagcagcagcaggagtaTGTCACTCCCTCCTggtccctctccccctcctcctcccccatTTCTCACTCTGACGCCAGTGACTCAGATGCTGGAGATGAGGACAACACTAGCCCCCGTGGGCGCGCGCTACGCCGACGCAAAAAACGCCGTGGAACCCCTTCAAAGAAAAAGACCCCCCATCGGACCCCACCTGGGCGTCCAACACCTGTCCCCTCTGCAGGCATTTCTCATCCAAGCCGTTTGCTTTCTTCATCCCACCCTTCGTCACAGTCCCCCCCTCCTtgctcttcatcctcctcttctacAGCGAAGCCTGTGTTTAAAGCTCCGGCTCCTCTGGGTGCTAACAACACAAGCAGTATGAACATAAACACTCAAAGAGTAGGTGTGTCCATTGACTCTATGCGTCAAACATGTGAGTACTGTGGACGCCACTTCCGCTCTTTGGGCCGGCACTTAGACAAACACCACGCCCACCAACCAGAGGTGTGCTCCGCCCTTGTAGAGCGCTACACACAGATGCCCCGCCTGCACGCACAGAACACACACCCTCCCACTGCTAACACACACTCTCATCAGCACTCAAAGTCATCTCATGCTGCGGGACACGGCAGCGTCCAGGACCTCTCCCTGTCTCCGCCCACTCTAACAGCAGCAAGCCAGTCCCCTTCATCCTCTAGCAGAAACCCCACCCCTCCAGTGCTGACTCCTCCTCGAGGACAGAACGCCGTACCGGTTTCTGTGTTAAAGAGGAGCCCACCTCCTGTGACGGTGTCACAGTCCAGGAAGGGAGGGGTGAAGAGGTTTAAGAAAGAAagggcagaggaggaggaggaagaggaggaggaagaggaggaagatgaagaagatgtggaggtggtggaggtgaagaggcacaaagaggaggaggatgttgATGTGGTGACCCCACAGTCCTTCAGGTCAAATAAAGACATGGTGCCACCAAAAGCAGAGGAcgatgaggaggatgaggaagaggaggaggaggagaatggAGTGATGGAGGTGGAAGATGAAAGTGGGGGTGAAGACAAGGAAAAGGACTTGTTAAG TGGATCAGGGCGTCACCACTTGCTGCCTCTCCTCTCGTCCCTGTCTTCTCTTGTTCTGTACCTCCGTCGGCTGCAGCACTCAGCCTTCCTGTCTCTGTCTCGGCAACTTCAGTCAGCCGAGGCCTGGCGTCTTCTCTGCCACTCTAGCCTCGCCCTCCTTATCCTCTACAACCGAAGACGTGAATGCGAAGTCTCTAAGCTGTCCATCGCTGAATATCGAGCTCGTGTCACTCCCCAGTGTCCCGTTCCTGTCCCTCCTGGTGCCCCTCCAGCTCTAACCCCTCTGGAGGCCTCCCTGTCCCCCTTTGAGCGCCTTGTGCTTCCCCACCTTCCAAGGGTAGGGGTTCAGGGTAAACGTGGACGAGTCCAGCCCCTTATCCTCCCCCCTCACTGCGAGCCCTGCCTGGAGCTTCTCCTGCAAACGCGGCATGATGTTGGTGTGGACCCTGCAAATCCGTACGTCTTCGCCCGGCCCTACCACTCCCCTGCCACCCCACTGCGAGGCACCGACCTCCTTCGCAGTCTGGCTCGCTCAAGTGGCACCCGCAATCCCCGCGCCCTTACCCAGACTAGAGTCCGACGACAAGTAGCTATTTTGAcccagctgctgctgttgggagagggagaggaaccCAGGCAGCCTGGAGGCAGCGCGGTGGAGAGACTGGAGCACTTCCTGGAGAGGGAGTACCATGTCACGCAGAACTGTGCCGGGATTGGCCAAGACCCGGGGCTGATGGGCAGAGTGGGCCGGGTCGTGCTTTGCGGAGAGAGAGATGGGGTGCTGTTCAGAGGAATGAGCCTGAACCACATCTGCCTGGAGCTGGATG TCATGTCTGGGAACTCTGCAGACTCATACTCAGAGGGGGACTCTGAGGGTGAGCAGGTGAAAGAGAAGTGTGAGCCACCTAACACCGCACCTGCTACGACCCCTACACCAACCCTGCTGTACGTGAGGAAAGGCAAGAACAACGGGAGGGTAGGACGACCCAAAAAGTTCAAGAACACCCAGCCGccccctccaccacctcctccacctccacctgcAAACCGCAGGAGAGGCTCAG GAAAGCGAGGCGTCCTTAAGCGACCCTGGTCCGAGGCGGAGCGTGCAGCAGTCGAGGAGCACCTGACCCAAAACATCACAGAGCTGCGAGTCCCCGCCAAGGCTGACTGTGAGCGCTGCCTGCAGAAGTGCCCCCTGCTGGTCAACAACCATCGCGACTGGAGAGCCATCAAGTTCTACTGCCACAACCGCATCCAGCTGCTGAAGAAAAACCAGCGGCGTGAGAGTCAGCCCCAGCCCCTTACTGTCTGCTGA
- the si:dkey-117m1.4 gene encoding serine/arginine repetitive matrix protein 1 isoform X1, translating into MAETVRSLFDYREAHSLDSDGEGMKPAPPLRGRGCGRKRKGTPVKVFVTHAEEESVAEHSLSQGDRKEAAENKRPTLDGPFYNTENVPLVCGPSEQTHGKVTSGSKTSSCSASTPTAPSSSAPTPTPLPAPAPTTVTSSQARSLTPASTAPAAPTASAPAPTASSFPPSPNCRIREVHCGSQVRLVVIAIRDITKGEEITVDYSLTEWGENLGFRGTVSPVHHDCNSDTETGNNIKKEDEPLPLTAQQQQRQHQQQRQQQQEYVTPSWSLSPSSSPISHSDASDSDAGDEDNTSPRGRALRRRKKRRGTPSKKKTPHRTPPGRPTPVPSAGISHPSRLLSSSHPSSQSPPPCSSSSSSTAKPVFKAPAPLGANNTSSMNINTQRVGVSIDSMRQTCEYCGRHFRSLGRHLDKHHAHQPEVCSALVERYTQMPRLHAQNTHPPTANTHSHQHSKSSHAAGHGSVQDLSLSPPTLTAASQSPSSSSRNPTPPVLTPPRGQNAVPVSVLKRSPPPVTVSQSRKGGVKRFKKERAEEEEEEEEEEEEDEEDVEVVEVKRHKEEEDVDVVTPQSFRSNKDMVPPKAEDDEEDEEEEEEENGVMEVEDESGGEDKEKDLLSGSGRHHLLPLLSSLSSLVLYLRRLQHSAFLSLSRQLQSAEAWRLLCHSSLALLILYNRRRECEVSKLSIAEYRARVTPQCPVPVPPGAPPALTPLEASLSPFERLVLPHLPRVGVQGKRGRVQPLILPPHCEPCLELLLQTRHDVGVDPANPYVFARPYHSPATPLRGTDLLRSLARSSGTRNPRALTQTRVRRQVAILTQLLLLGEGEEPRQPGGSAVERLEHFLEREYHVTQNCAGIGQDPGLMGRVGRVVLCGERDGVLFRGMSLNHICLELDVMSGNSADSYSEGDSEGEQVKEKCEPPNTAPATTPTPTLLYVRKGKNNGRVGRPKKFKNTQPPPPPPPPPPPANRRRGSGQPSSGKRGVLKRPWSEAERAAVEEHLTQNITELRVPAKADCERCLQKCPLLVNNHRDWRAIKFYCHNRIQLLKKNQRRESQPQPLTVC; encoded by the exons TGGTCCATCAGAGCAGACTCATGGCAAAGTCACATCAGGATCCAAGACAAGCTCATGCTCAGCCTCTACACCCACTGCTCCTAGTTCCTCTGCTCCAACCCCAACTCCACTTCCAGCTCCTGCCCCGACCACGGTGACATCATCCCAGGCTCGGTCTCTGACTCCTGCGTCCACTGCTCCAGCTGCCCCGACAGCATCTGCCCCTGCCCCCACGGCCagctccttccctccctccccgAACTGCCGTATCCGAGAGGTCCACTGTGGCAGCCAGGTGAGGCTAGTGGTCATCGCCATCCGAGACATCACCAAGGGTGAGGAGATCACTGTGGACTACAGCCTGACAGAGTGGGGAGAGAACCTG GGTTTCCGAGGTACTGTGTCTCCAGTTCATCATGACTGTAACTCTGACACTGAGACGGGAAATAATATCAAAAAG GAGGATGAGCCTCTCCCTCTGACAGCCCAGCAGCAGCAACGGCAACACCAACAGCAgcgacagcagcagcaggagtaTGTCACTCCCTCCTggtccctctccccctcctcctcccccatTTCTCACTCTGACGCCAGTGACTCAGATGCTGGAGATGAGGACAACACTAGCCCCCGTGGGCGCGCGCTACGCCGACGCAAAAAACGCCGTGGAACCCCTTCAAAGAAAAAGACCCCCCATCGGACCCCACCTGGGCGTCCAACACCTGTCCCCTCTGCAGGCATTTCTCATCCAAGCCGTTTGCTTTCTTCATCCCACCCTTCGTCACAGTCCCCCCCTCCTtgctcttcatcctcctcttctacAGCGAAGCCTGTGTTTAAAGCTCCGGCTCCTCTGGGTGCTAACAACACAAGCAGTATGAACATAAACACTCAAAGAGTAGGTGTGTCCATTGACTCTATGCGTCAAACATGTGAGTACTGTGGACGCCACTTCCGCTCTTTGGGCCGGCACTTAGACAAACACCACGCCCACCAACCAGAGGTGTGCTCCGCCCTTGTAGAGCGCTACACACAGATGCCCCGCCTGCACGCACAGAACACACACCCTCCCACTGCTAACACACACTCTCATCAGCACTCAAAGTCATCTCATGCTGCGGGACACGGCAGCGTCCAGGACCTCTCCCTGTCTCCGCCCACTCTAACAGCAGCAAGCCAGTCCCCTTCATCCTCTAGCAGAAACCCCACCCCTCCAGTGCTGACTCCTCCTCGAGGACAGAACGCCGTACCGGTTTCTGTGTTAAAGAGGAGCCCACCTCCTGTGACGGTGTCACAGTCCAGGAAGGGAGGGGTGAAGAGGTTTAAGAAAGAAagggcagaggaggaggaggaagaggaggaggaagaggaggaagatgaagaagatgtggaggtggtggaggtgaagaggcacaaagaggaggaggatgttgATGTGGTGACCCCACAGTCCTTCAGGTCAAATAAAGACATGGTGCCACCAAAAGCAGAGGAcgatgaggaggatgaggaagaggaggaggaggagaatggAGTGATGGAGGTGGAAGATGAAAGTGGGGGTGAAGACAAGGAAAAGGACTTGTTAAG TGGATCAGGGCGTCACCACTTGCTGCCTCTCCTCTCGTCCCTGTCTTCTCTTGTTCTGTACCTCCGTCGGCTGCAGCACTCAGCCTTCCTGTCTCTGTCTCGGCAACTTCAGTCAGCCGAGGCCTGGCGTCTTCTCTGCCACTCTAGCCTCGCCCTCCTTATCCTCTACAACCGAAGACGTGAATGCGAAGTCTCTAAGCTGTCCATCGCTGAATATCGAGCTCGTGTCACTCCCCAGTGTCCCGTTCCTGTCCCTCCTGGTGCCCCTCCAGCTCTAACCCCTCTGGAGGCCTCCCTGTCCCCCTTTGAGCGCCTTGTGCTTCCCCACCTTCCAAGGGTAGGGGTTCAGGGTAAACGTGGACGAGTCCAGCCCCTTATCCTCCCCCCTCACTGCGAGCCCTGCCTGGAGCTTCTCCTGCAAACGCGGCATGATGTTGGTGTGGACCCTGCAAATCCGTACGTCTTCGCCCGGCCCTACCACTCCCCTGCCACCCCACTGCGAGGCACCGACCTCCTTCGCAGTCTGGCTCGCTCAAGTGGCACCCGCAATCCCCGCGCCCTTACCCAGACTAGAGTCCGACGACAAGTAGCTATTTTGAcccagctgctgctgttgggagagggagaggaaccCAGGCAGCCTGGAGGCAGCGCGGTGGAGAGACTGGAGCACTTCCTGGAGAGGGAGTACCATGTCACGCAGAACTGTGCCGGGATTGGCCAAGACCCGGGGCTGATGGGCAGAGTGGGCCGGGTCGTGCTTTGCGGAGAGAGAGATGGGGTGCTGTTCAGAGGAATGAGCCTGAACCACATCTGCCTGGAGCTGGATG TCATGTCTGGGAACTCTGCAGACTCATACTCAGAGGGGGACTCTGAGGGTGAGCAGGTGAAAGAGAAGTGTGAGCCACCTAACACCGCACCTGCTACGACCCCTACACCAACCCTGCTGTACGTGAGGAAAGGCAAGAACAACGGGAGGGTAGGACGACCCAAAAAGTTCAAGAACACCCAGCCGccccctccaccacctcctccacctccacctgcAAACCGCAGGAGAGGCTCAGGTCAGCCATCatcag GAAAGCGAGGCGTCCTTAAGCGACCCTGGTCCGAGGCGGAGCGTGCAGCAGTCGAGGAGCACCTGACCCAAAACATCACAGAGCTGCGAGTCCCCGCCAAGGCTGACTGTGAGCGCTGCCTGCAGAAGTGCCCCCTGCTGGTCAACAACCATCGCGACTGGAGAGCCATCAAGTTCTACTGCCACAACCGCATCCAGCTGCTGAAGAAAAACCAGCGGCGTGAGAGTCAGCCCCAGCCCCTTACTGTCTGCTGA